In the Verrucomicrobiales bacterium genome, one interval contains:
- the recN gene encoding DNA repair protein RecN, translating to MLATLRIKNLALVSDLCLELESGLNVITGETGAGKSVIIGALSLILGQRADRGLIRSGEELCVVEAVFSLEPAGKIIPAFLEENGLEPCESHQLVIKRSFHLNGTNRQFVNGSPTTLAALSTLGQSLVDMHGPHDHQSLLSTSRQLNMLDAFGHLEVPRQLFADLLSELNHLKQGLGELAVDERTYAQQLDLLRFQAQEIQGARLQPGEEGPLQEAFQRASNASRLTELTRTAVDLLSDGENSALSAAAQLGRTLQEFQRLDPQAQELLVIHEQASQSLQELSTALSRYADRLEVDPQQLAELEERIGLIQSLKRKYGGTVDEVIAFGETAAEKLRKLEGREAEVARIRAEMARVETKLWQAGQELSGQRRKVAPKLAKEISKQLNELGFRQSQFAVTLQTQTPGKEVQSAFRGQGLDELEFLFAPNPGEPQHPLRQIASSGEMARVMLAIKTVLAARDDVPVLVFDEVDANVGGETAQVVGLKMSQIAKDRQVLCITHLAPVAASARAHYVVSKCVKNGRTWSAIDRLDRPARVTELARMLGGQSNAARQHAEALLQE from the coding sequence CTCATCCGATCGGGAGAAGAACTCTGCGTGGTCGAGGCCGTCTTTAGCCTCGAGCCGGCGGGCAAGATCATCCCAGCTTTCCTGGAGGAGAATGGGCTGGAGCCTTGCGAGTCGCACCAACTCGTCATCAAGCGCAGCTTTCATCTCAATGGCACCAACCGGCAGTTCGTGAACGGTTCACCGACCACGCTGGCCGCCCTCAGCACCCTCGGCCAGTCCCTGGTGGACATGCACGGACCGCACGATCATCAATCCCTGCTCAGCACCAGCCGTCAGCTGAACATGCTGGATGCCTTCGGCCACCTGGAGGTTCCGCGTCAACTCTTTGCCGATCTCCTGTCGGAACTAAACCACCTCAAACAAGGGCTGGGGGAGCTGGCCGTGGACGAACGCACCTACGCCCAACAGTTGGACCTGCTCCGCTTTCAAGCTCAGGAAATCCAGGGAGCCCGCCTCCAGCCCGGTGAGGAAGGACCTCTTCAGGAGGCTTTCCAGAGGGCTAGCAACGCCTCTCGGCTTACCGAACTCACGCGCACCGCCGTCGACCTGCTCAGCGACGGCGAGAACTCCGCGCTGTCCGCCGCAGCCCAGTTGGGCCGGACGCTTCAGGAATTTCAACGGCTCGATCCGCAAGCTCAGGAACTGCTGGTCATCCACGAGCAGGCCAGCCAATCCCTCCAAGAACTCTCCACCGCGCTGTCCCGCTATGCCGACCGCCTCGAGGTGGATCCCCAACAGCTGGCTGAATTGGAGGAGCGGATCGGCCTGATCCAATCCCTGAAGCGAAAATATGGCGGCACGGTCGACGAAGTAATCGCGTTCGGCGAAACCGCCGCCGAGAAGCTTCGAAAGCTCGAAGGCCGAGAGGCTGAGGTCGCCCGGATCAGGGCCGAGATGGCGCGCGTCGAGACCAAGCTTTGGCAAGCAGGCCAGGAGCTTTCCGGACAACGGCGCAAAGTGGCGCCCAAACTGGCCAAGGAGATCAGCAAGCAATTAAACGAGCTGGGCTTCCGCCAAAGCCAGTTCGCGGTCACTCTCCAAACCCAGACTCCCGGCAAGGAGGTCCAATCCGCCTTTCGCGGGCAGGGCCTGGATGAATTGGAATTCCTGTTCGCCCCCAACCCAGGCGAGCCTCAACACCCGCTTCGCCAGATCGCTTCCTCAGGCGAGATGGCCCGGGTGATGCTGGCGATCAAAACCGTGCTGGCTGCCCGGGACGATGTGCCCGTCCTGGTCTTCGACGAGGTTGATGCCAATGTCGGCGGCGAAACCGCCCAGGTGGTCGGCCTCAAAATGTCGCAGATCGCCAAGGATCGCCAGGTCCTCTGCATCACTCACCTCGCTCCGGTCGCCGCCTCAGCCAGAGCGCACTACGTTGTCAGCAAATGCGTCAAGAACGGACGGACGTGGAGCGCCATCGACCGCCTCGACCGACCAGCTCGAGTCACCGAACTGGCCCGAATGCTAGGCGGCCAATCCAATGCCGCGCGCCAGCACGCCGAAGCCCTGCTCCAAGAGTAG
- a CDS encoding serine acetyltransferase: MNVTVTDLTNELLKSYAKTGGINHLDGKNLPSKSSVVDITVDLLRLLFPGFFDDQPLHSSELKVGTAALMDSVLGRLEDEIRKSFEYSPPPGQNKKDLRQSAHETATLFLQSLPQLRELLQTDAEAAYRGDPAALSKEEVIVAYPFMEAVAVQRLAHQLYLKSVALIPRIMTEWAHSRTGMDIHPGAKIGTHFFVDHCTGTVIGETCEIGNRVKLYQGVSLIARSLSGGQALRGIKRHPTVEDDVTIYAGATIMGGDTVVGARSTIGANVFLMQSVPADSLVLPDDVKVKVMSKKEHRAGQTTGL; encoded by the coding sequence GTGAATGTGACGGTCACCGACCTTACGAACGAACTCCTCAAGTCCTACGCCAAGACGGGAGGGATCAATCACTTGGACGGGAAGAACCTGCCCTCGAAGTCCTCGGTGGTGGACATCACCGTCGACCTTTTGCGCCTGCTCTTCCCCGGATTCTTTGATGATCAACCGCTCCACTCTTCCGAGTTGAAGGTCGGAACCGCCGCGCTCATGGACTCGGTCTTGGGCCGGCTCGAGGACGAAATTCGAAAGAGCTTCGAGTATTCCCCACCGCCGGGACAGAACAAGAAGGACCTGCGCCAATCGGCCCACGAAACCGCCACTCTGTTCTTGCAGTCTCTCCCACAGCTCCGGGAATTGCTCCAAACCGATGCCGAAGCCGCGTACCGAGGAGACCCTGCCGCACTCAGCAAGGAAGAGGTAATCGTCGCCTATCCGTTCATGGAGGCGGTGGCGGTCCAGCGACTGGCCCATCAGCTCTACCTCAAAAGCGTGGCGCTCATCCCCCGCATCATGACCGAATGGGCTCACAGCCGCACCGGGATGGACATCCACCCGGGAGCCAAAATCGGCACCCATTTCTTTGTCGATCATTGCACCGGCACGGTCATCGGAGAAACCTGCGAGATTGGCAATCGAGTCAAGCTGTACCAGGGAGTCTCTCTGATCGCACGCTCCCTCTCCGGCGGCCAGGCGCTGCGCGGCATCAAACGGCATCCCACGGTTGAAGACGATGTCACCATCTATGCCGGTGCCACGATCATGGGCGGCGATACCGTGGTGGGAGCCCGCTCCACCATCGGAGCCAATGTCTTTCTCATGCAGAGTGTGCCCGCCGATTCACTGGTGCTTCCTGACGATGTGAAAGTCAAAGTGATGAGCAAGAAGGAGCACCGGGCGGGGCAAACCACCGGATTGTAA
- a CDS encoding methyltransferase, which translates to MAPFDLTQAPTTDPLSIYRYRDGLYATDLLAAALVWLDLFTWLETQPSDVPGICRHFQIHERPTDVMITLFKAMGLLEERDQRMHLTPVAREHLVKTSPWFIGPYYGSMKDRPVTKDYLTVLRTGKPANWASLQDQRAWAQAMEEEAFAGQFTAAMDCRGVYLGPALARSVSLSGQRRLLDVAGGSGIYACSLVAANPGLSGVVLEKPPVDRIARQGIQARGFGDRIEVVAGDMFQDRWPADADVHLISNVLHDWDVPKVRLLLRRSAEALPARGLLLIHDVHLSADKSGPLPAAAYSALLMNITEGKCYSISEMAELLRESGFETPEFRPTAADRSVLVCRRAG; encoded by the coding sequence GTGGCACCATTCGACCTGACTCAGGCACCAACGACCGACCCGCTCTCAATCTATCGCTATCGTGATGGTCTCTATGCCACCGATTTGCTGGCGGCTGCCTTGGTGTGGCTGGACCTGTTCACCTGGCTGGAGACTCAGCCGAGCGACGTTCCTGGGATTTGCCGTCACTTCCAGATCCACGAGCGACCAACGGATGTGATGATCACCCTTTTCAAGGCGATGGGATTGCTGGAGGAGCGGGATCAGCGGATGCATCTGACTCCCGTGGCACGGGAGCATTTGGTCAAGACATCGCCCTGGTTCATCGGGCCCTATTATGGATCGATGAAGGATCGTCCGGTCACGAAGGATTACCTGACAGTGCTGCGCACCGGCAAGCCGGCCAATTGGGCCAGCCTTCAGGATCAGAGAGCCTGGGCGCAGGCCATGGAAGAGGAGGCCTTTGCGGGGCAGTTCACCGCGGCCATGGATTGTCGGGGAGTTTACCTGGGACCGGCGCTGGCCCGATCTGTGTCGCTGTCGGGCCAGCGCCGGCTCCTGGATGTGGCGGGCGGCTCGGGGATCTACGCCTGCAGCTTGGTGGCGGCGAATCCTGGCTTGTCCGGGGTGGTCTTGGAGAAGCCACCGGTCGATCGCATCGCGCGTCAGGGCATTCAAGCTCGGGGGTTCGGTGATCGGATTGAGGTGGTGGCGGGGGATATGTTTCAAGACCGGTGGCCGGCGGATGCCGATGTTCACCTCATCTCCAATGTGTTGCACGATTGGGATGTGCCGAAGGTTAGGCTTCTGCTGAGGAGGTCGGCCGAAGCGTTGCCCGCGCGGGGATTGCTCCTGATCCACGATGTGCATCTCAGCGCGGACAAGTCGGGGCCCTTGCCGGCAGCCGCTTACTCGGCGTTGTTGATGAACATCACCGAGGGTAAATGTTACTCCATTTCGGAGATGGCGGAGTTGCTTCGGGAGTCCGGTTTCGAAACCCCGGAGTTTCGGCCCACGGCAGCCGACCGAAGTGTGCTTGTCTGTCGGCGAGCCGGTTGA